A stretch of Castanea sativa cultivar Marrone di Chiusa Pesio chromosome 2, ASM4071231v1 DNA encodes these proteins:
- the LOC142625330 gene encoding uncharacterized protein LOC142625330 codes for MAFLLGKFVLHNSVDCREYDDAWDFLKVPPAGTCNEWYGKCIQACNLTCKGSTEEYEDLLGFLAANWRILPRRSVNKDNGKYVELGVVYAETAEFARECTPENELLHFFKKYEKTSNLTLYLKKCSLKFIESIQNWKWIRTYLGFNSPSQCFLCDGTEISTLLEIGKTLKVLSAIDEDYYMNRIRSFRDELIFIGLQIGSKDMHQLINDDFKCLASSAMSTKCAIFLLSFIKYSNDQNKLDKDLLKTVKARKWLKTNQGRYYENQFDYYEEELKLKGVLIDPKDHLGLAEYYGRRIVSYKAAVEAIRVVVDINGACTMLSFTLKSTLSSSNITCANVFSLLNCISYMNKTIQSQLLDIISCLSGEKWLKTCHGYKSAPESILFDPKWGTVFKVVDLPFIDEAFYGLKIHSYKCELNMLNVVTNLSEGAHIVARGLKLPKEPASLAPKGTLSRLQCATSLRNSCKSTDHSTFKILLDKLTGAKWLKIYMGYRSPQECIMFNPEWECYLTPNDGLFIDEKFYVTVSSLEKEDLKAIGVKVDIEEACHLISRALMPHIQTSAVRRIYRFLHKFNWNPQIQDTHYSQLWIPDQQAGKGKWVENWRCILHDQDHLFDARLDALDKYYEKELLPFLSRAFGVREFPSPYDYLDIWNSWEATCQVSTAELSSFLKTGILTLELKREFTEASEKPLFAWFPPIRSSSQAKLLEIYASLGVRKISKAVQSDLHCTMSASTKI; via the exons ATGGCATTTCTGCTCGGGAAGTTTGTGTTGCACAATTCAGTAGATTGCAGAGAATATGATGATGCCTGGGACTTTCTCAAAGTTCCTCCTGCAGGTACTTGTAATGAATGGTATGGGAAATGCATTCAAGCCTGCAACCTCACGTGTAAAGGTTCTACGGAAGAGTATGAGGATCTTCTTGGTTTTCTTGCTGCAAACTGGAGAATTTTGCCACGAAGGAGTGTCAATA AGGATAATGGCAAGTATGTTGAATTAGGGGTGGTATATGCCGAAACTGCTGAATTTGCTAGAGAATGCACTCCAGAAAATGAACTGttgcattttttcaaaaagtatgaGAAAACTTCTAATTTGACATTATACCTCAAGAAATGCAGTTTGAA GTTCATTGAAAGCATACAGAACTGGAAATGGATTAGAAcatatttaggctttaattcTCCATCCCAGTGCTTTCTTTGTGATGGAACTGAGATATCAACTCTTCTGGAGATAGGAAAGACTCTAAAGGTCTTATCAGCTATTGATGAAGATTACTATATGAATAGGATAAGATCATTTAGAGATGAGTTGATTTTCATTGGATTGCAAATTGGCTCTAAAGATATGCATCAGCTTATTAATGACGACTTTAAGTGTCTTGCTTCCTCAGCTATGAGCACAAAATGTGCAATTTTTCTACTTAGCTTTATAAAGTActcaaatgaccaaaataagcTTGATAAAGACTTATTAAAAACTGTGAAAGCAAGGAAATGGTTGAAGACTAACCAGGG AAGATACTATGAAAACCAGTTTGATTATTATGAGGAGGAGCTAAAGTTAAAGGGTGTTCTCATTGATCCAAAAGAT CATTTGGGGCTTGCAG AATATTATGGAAGAAGAATTGTCTCATACAAGGCTGCAGTTGAGGCAATCAGGGTGGTTGTAGATATAAATGGAGCATGTACCATGCTTTCCTTTACACTGAAGTCAACATTGTCTTCAAGCAATATAACCTGTGCCAATGTGTTCTCCTTACTCAACTGCATCAGTTACATGAATAAGACAATCCAGTCACAACTACTCGATATAATTAGCTGCTTGTCAGGGGAGAAGTGGTTGAAGACTTGTCATGGCTATAAATCTGCCCCAGAATCTATTTTGTTCGATCCAAAATGGGGAACAGTATTCAAGGTCGTGGACCTTCCTTTCATTGATGAGGCTTTCTACGGTCTCAAAATCCACTCGTATAAATGCGAATTGAATATGCTCAATGTTGTGACTAATTTAAGTGAAGGGGCTCATATTGTTGCAAGAGGTCTCAAGTTGCCAAAAGAACCAGCATCTTTAGCACCAAAGGGTACTCTCTCACGGCTTCAATGTGCTACATCCCTCAGAAATAGTTGCAAGTCAACTGACCACTCTACATTTAAGATTTTGCTCGACAAATTAACAGGAGCCAAATGGCTAAAAATATACATGGGCTACAGATCCCCACAAGAATGTATCATGTTCAATCCAGAGTGGGAATGTTATTTAACACCAAATGATGGGCTTTTCATTGATGAGAAGTTCTATGTAACTGTTAGTTCTCTGGAAAAGGAAGATCTAAAAGCCATAGGGGTGAAGGTGGATATTGAGGAAGCTTGCCATCTGATTTCCCGTGCTCTTATGCCTCACATTCAAACTTCTGCTGTCAGGAGAATCTACAGATTCCTACACAAATTCAATTGGAATCCACAGATACAGGATACCCATTACTCTCAGTTATGGATCCCAGATCAACAAGCTGGTAAAGGAAAATGGGTGGAAAATTGGCGTTGTATACTTCATGACCAAGATCATCTATTTGATGCTCGTCTAGATGCTCTTGATAAGTACTATGAGAAGGAATTGCTACCTTTTCTGTCAAGGGCTTTTGGGGTTCGGGAATTTCCTTCCCCATATGATTATTTAGATATCTGGAATAGCTGGGAGGCTACGTGTCAAGTGTCTACTGCTGAGCTAAGCTCCTTTCTAAAAACTGGGATTCTGACGCTAGAA TTGAAACGGGAATTTACTGAAGCTAGTGAAAAGCCTCTATTTGCATGGTTCCCACCAATACGTTCATCATCCCAGGCTAAATTGTTAGAGATTTACGCTAGTCTTGGTGTTAGAAAGATATCTAAAGCTGTGCAGTCTGACCTACATTGTACTATGTCTGCaagtacaaaaatttag